A stretch of Penaeus vannamei isolate JL-2024 chromosome 18, ASM4276789v1, whole genome shotgun sequence DNA encodes these proteins:
- the LOC138864786 gene encoding uncharacterized protein, whose amino-acid sequence MALGDNICRMELRETISKIVGKLLRYLRTKWASRCVDPGTKSASSFSALVKFVKDQARLAEKIRYIEAGRGKPSHTTNKPIIIRKPVNSLNVHALDMNAMDMTPSTSDKCHCCNGQGHKLFACYKFDRKDVDERWDIVTHNKLCFRCLKPGHGHRFCNDKSQCDRCGAYYHHTLLHRPIAKSFAPSCKYKRSPTGSVEVFSNENIPDCYEKLGTPSSSTGGGIETKGSVTPSVNSPLTDALPCANILDCEPDGRIMMKILPVRVNNRVSTYAFIDGGAAPTLAVRSLIQRLGIQGLPVRQAMKTENGIFMCNERVPLMLSSIGGGNNITRHGTDDEPSAYLTRFGWVVFGPTGTRNPLPAPVYHISPTQDLGECLREHFNADFWEKEVHSQREDSLEDKLFSDKISQSIHQESGLERNDGRIWYMPHHAVCHPTKLIGVLMRFRHGHYAVTADIEEMFYQVKVPLEDRDVFRFLWWPDGDINKPVNDYRMNVHVFGARSSPSCVNYALRKTAEDHGEVFDEQAVTAIIQSFYVDNLLLAHDDKERLIKIIKDLIALCNAGGWRLNQWTANNKDVLKKIPESERDASVASLDLSKDDLPVERTLGVHWSMAEDCFTFKSCLGDKPLTRRGVLSIVASIYDPLGMVAPLTLPAKMILQDMCQMQIGWDENMGDKEAARWRKWWEQLPKLSRFKLPRSLVPISFGSIISYQLYHFADASQSGYGTASYLKMVNASERVYCTLVMARARVAPLKPTTIPRLELTAATVAARMARYHTFVANRVNLIRELSSASAWRYVDTKSNLADLASRGLDVDTFLTSEMWIRGPRFLHEPESSWPQVPEDVKHGSLEDDVEVKVSVMVCETVTTVMSFIEEFASRFSNWQKFVRCHAWVRRFLKRKYVPKLPDVNCLNSKEITDAETHIWKLVQQENYSSEIVSLSRKPDGRVQASSKIVRLRPFLQDGLLRVGGRLRHSGRHFNATHPIILPNKSSLVKLMVRWHHEKLAHCGQNYLLSELRQKFWVVHANAVAHSVVRSCMKCRAICA is encoded by the exons ATGGCCTTAGGTGATAATATCTGCCGGATGGAGTTGCGTGAGACAATATCTAAAATTGTTGGTAAGCTACTGAGATACTTGAGAACCAAGTGGGCCTCGAGATGTGTAGATCCTGGCACTAAATCTGCAAGTTCATTCTCTGCACTTGTTAAATTTGTTAAAGATCAAGCCAGGCTAGCAGAGAAAATACGTTATATTGAAGCAGGAAGAGGTAAGCCAAGTCACACGACCAATAAACCCATCATCATTCGGAAGCCTGTAAATAGTCTAAATGTCCATGCTCTGGATATGAATGCAATGGATATGACCCCAAGTACCAGCGATAAATGCCACTGTTGTAATGGCCAAGGACATAAGCTTTTTGCATGTTATAAGTTCGACAGGAAAGATGTTGACGAACGATGGGATATTGTCACACACAACAAGCTATGTTTTCGCTGCTTAAAACCCGGCCATGGCCATCGTTTCTGTAATGACAAGAGCCAGTGCGATCGATGTGGTGCCTACTATCACCACACACTGTTACACCGGCCAATAGCAAAGAGTTTTGCACCATCCTGTAAGTACAAGAGATCTCCAACTGGGAGTGTTGAGGTGTTCAGCAATGAGAACATACCTGATTGTTATGAGAAATTGGGTACACCTAGTTCCTCAACTGGGGGTGGCATAGAAACCAAGGGAAGTGTGACCCCAAGTGTTAATTCTCCATTAACAGATGCTCTACCCTGTGCTAATATTCTTGATTGTGAGCCTGATGggaggattatgatgaagatcCTGCCTGTCCGAGTGAATAACAGAGTCTCCACTTATGCCTTCATAGATGGTGGTGCTGCACCAACTCTGGCTGTTCGAAGCTTAATACAACGTTTGGGAATCCAAGGCCTACCAGTGAGGCAagcaatgaaaactgaaaatggaATATTCATGTGCAACGAGCGTGTACCACTTATGTTGAGCAGCATAGGCGGTGGAAATAACATTACC AGACATGGGACTGATGACGAACCCTCAGCCTATCTTACCAGATTTGGCTGGGTTGTCTTTGGACCAACTGGCACCAGGAATCCTTTGCCTGCCCCGGTATATCATATTTCCCCAACACAAGATCTTGGCGAGTGCTTACGAGAGCACTTCAATGCTGACTTTTGGGAAAAGGAAGTTCATTCCCAACGTGAAGATTCGCTGGAAGATAAGTTATTCTCTGATAAGATCTCACAGTCCATCCATCAAGAATCGG GATTAGAACGAAATGATGGTAGAATATGGTACATGCCACATCATGCTGTGTGTCATCCCACTAAGCTAATAGGGGTACTCATGCGGTTCAGGCATGGTCACTATGCAGTCACAGCGGACATTGAGGAGATGTTTTATCAGGTCAAGGTTCCCCTTGAGGATCGTGATGTGTTCCGTTTTTTATGGTGGCcagatggtgatatcaataagcCTGTAAATGATTACCGAATGAATGTTCATGTTTTTGGTGCTAGATCCTCTCCTAGCTGTGTAAATTATGCCTTAAGGAAGACTGCTGAGGACCACGGTGAGGTTTTTGATGAACAAGCTGTCACTGCCATAATACAAAGTTTTTATGTTGATAATCTCCTGCTGGCCCATGAtgacaaagagagactgataaaaatcatcaaagaTCTCATTGCTCTCTGTAATGCAGGTGGTTGGCGTCTGAACCAATGGACAGCCAATAACAAGGACGTGCTCAAGAAGATTCCTGAATCGGAGAGGGATGCGTCGGTTGCTTCTCTAGACCTCAGTAAGGATGATCTCCCAGTTGAAAGGACCTTGGGTGTACACTGGTCGATGGCCGAAGATTGCTTCACATTCAAAAGCTGCCTTGGTGACAAGCCACTAACACGCCGAGGAGTTTTATCTATCGTAGCATCTATATATGACCCACTTGGCATGGTGGCGCCCTTGACACTGCCAGCAAAAATGATTCTTCAAGACATGTGTCAGATGCAAATAGGCTGGGATGAAAATATGGGTGATAAGGAAGCTGCTCGTTGGAGAAAATGGTGGGAACAGTTACCAAAATTGTCAAGATTTAAGCTGCCACGAAGCCTAGTGCCCATTTCCTTTGGTTCCATCATTTCTTATCAGCTCTATCATTTTGCAGATGCAAGTCAGTCTGGTTATGGCACAGCCTCCTACTTGAAGATGGTAAATGCCTCGGAAAGGGTATACTGCACTTTGGTTATGGCACGAGCAAGAGTTGCACCTCTGAAACCGACAACTATTCCAAGACTAGAACTGACGGCTGCCACCGTTGCAGCTCGAATG GCTCGTTACCACACCTTTGTCGCAAATCGAGTGAACCTAATCCGAGAACTGTCTTCAGCAAGTGCTTGGAGATATGTAGACACAAAGAGTAATCTTGCTGACCTTGCATCTAGAGGTCTTGATGTTGATACTTTTTTAACGTCTGAAATGTGGATTAGAGGACCAAGATTTCTTCATGAGCCTGAATCCAGCTGGCCGCAAGTTCCAGAAGATGTTAAACATGGATCACTGGAAGATGATGTAGAAGTAAAGGTGTCTGTCATGGTATGTGAGACAGTGACAACAGTAATGTCATTCATTGAGGAGTTTGCCTCTCGTTTCTCGAACTGGCAGAAGTTTGTGCGTTGTCATGCATGGGTCAGACGATTCTTGAAGCGAAAGTATGTACCCAAGTTGCCTGACGTTAATTGCCTTAATAGCAAAGAAATAacagatgcagaaacacacatatggaaATTAGTTCAACAAGAGAACTACTCATCTGAAATTGTCTCTCTGTCACGAAAGCCAGATGGGAGAGTACAAGCCTCAAGCAAGATAGTGAGATTAAGACCTTTTCTACAAGATGGCTTGCTTAGAGTAGGTGGGCGCCTAAGACACTCTGGGCGTCACTTCAATGCCACTCATCCAATTATCCTACCCAATAAGTCATCTTTGGTGAAGCTGATGGTGAGGTGGCATCACGAGAAGTTAGCTCACTGTGGTCAGAACTATCTTCTCTCTGAGTTAAGACAAAAATTTTGGGTTGTACATGCAAATGCTGTTGCACATTCTGTGGTAAGGAGTTGCATGAAGTGCAGGGCCATCTGTGCATGA
- the LOC113821247 gene encoding uncharacterized protein, translated as MTQEMADLPEDRIIPGQPPFTHTGTDCFGPFLVRKGRSNLKRYGIVFTCLTSRAVHIEVMDSMEMDSFINALRRFTARRGPVKSIRSDNGTNLVDAEKVLRQELQLLDQTAICNTMSTRGISCLHTLFCEVEAIINGRPLTRVTDDPDCLQPLTPSMLLNLKGSPGAVMNTDNKNLNARRRWKQVQYLADLFWKRWSKEYLPLLQERQKWNINRRDVKKGDIVLALDERLPRGTWPLARVIEVMCDSDGHVRIAKLKTVSGEYIRPISKMCLLLENEINTEN; from the exons ATGACTCAAGAAATGGCTGACCTTCCTGAAGATCGTATTATACCAGGCCAGccaccatttacacacacaggcaccgacTGTTTTGGACCCTTTCTCGTCAGGAAAGGCAGGTCAAACCTTAAGAGATATGGCATAGTCTTTACATGCCTAACATCACGTGCAGTCCATATTGAGGTCATGGACTCAATGGAAATGGACTCATTTATCAACGCTCTTCGACGATTTACAGCAAGACGAGGTCCAGTGAAGTCCATCAGATCCGACAATGGCACAAACCTGGTGGATGCAGAGAAAGTTCTTCGCCAGGAGCTCCAGCTTCTTGATCAAACTGCCATCTGTAACACCATGTCAACTAGAGGCATCTCATG TCTTCACACTCTGTTCTGCGAAGTTGAAGCCATCATTAACGGCAGACCCTTGACCAGAGTTACGGATGACCCTGATTGCCTGCAACCACTGACTCCGAGCATGCTGCTGAACTTGAAGGGTTCACCTGGTGCAGTCATGAATACCGATAACAAGAATCTGAATGCTCGTCGGCGCTGGAAGCAGGTGCAGTACTTGGCTGACCTCTTTTGGAAGAGGTGGTCTAAAGAGTATCTACCTCTCCTCCAAGAGCGTCAAAAGTGGAACATTAATCGGCGTGATGTCAAGAAAGGAGACATAGTTTTAGCCTTGGATGAGAGGCTGCCCAGAGGTACATGGCCTCTTGCTCGAGTGATAGAGGTAATGTGTGATAGTGATGGACATGTGCGCATTGCTAAACTGAAAACTGTCAGTGGAGAATATATCCGGCCTATTAGCAAGATGTGCCTTCTCTTAGAAAATGAGATCAATACTGAAAACTAG